The Candidatus Limnocylindrales bacterium genome includes the window TTACACGTGGGCCCCTAGTTTTATCTATATGGCAGTTATTTTTTATCTATCTTCTCTATCCCATCCGCCGATACCCCGGAAGGCCCCCGATTATCTCCTGCATACCATCGAGTATTCTTTTTTAGGTATGCTTCTTCTTCGGAGTTTCTCGATGTATACCATTCCTGCCCATCAAGGTACCCGGTATTTACTTACTCTATGGACCACGACCCTGTATGGAATCTCGGATGAGATTCATCAGTTGTTTGTACCGCATCGAGAATTTAGCGTTCGCGATATAGTCGCCGATTTTGCTGGGGCTGTTTTGGCCGTGGGTATCTTTTGTCTGATTAGTTTTTTAAAAACCCGGGTATTTAAAAAATAAAGTCCTCTCCCTATGATTTACGGTATAGGTATCGATGTGGTTCGTATCTCCCGATTAGAAGAGGTTATAAATCGAAGGGGGAAGCGATTTCTTGAACGCGTCTTTACCCCTCGGGAAATTGAATACTGTTCCAGCAAAGCCTTAAAAATTCAACATTATGCCGTGCGATTTGCGGTCAAGGAAGCTGTATTCAAGGCTTTTGGAACCGGCTGGAGTCGAGGGGTAACCTGGCATGATGTAGAGGTGTTCAACGATGAAGGAGGTCGACCCCAGGTCAAACTCTCCGGTAAATGCCAGGAGCTTGCCGGGGAGCTCCAG containing:
- a CDS encoding VanZ family protein — translated: MYLTQSYLNRLRRNKALYFLYTWAPSFIYMAVIFYLSSLSHPPIPRKAPDYLLHTIEYSFLGMLLLRSFSMYTIPAHQGTRYLLTLWTTTLYGISDEIHQLFVPHREFSVRDIVADFAGAVLAVGIFCLISFLKTRVFKK
- the acpS gene encoding holo-ACP synthase; the encoded protein is MIYGIGIDVVRISRLEEVINRRGKRFLERVFTPREIEYCSSKALKIQHYAVRFAVKEAVFKAFGTGWSRGVTWHDVEVFNDEGGRPQVKLSGKCQELAGELQVKQVLISLSHDGDYAIAQALIEC